Genomic DNA from Klebsiella variicola:
CCGCGGTCATCGCCCGGCGGCGCTGCGCTTGCCGGGCCTACGATATATGAGCTCACGTGAGGATACCGTAGGCCGGATAAGCGTAGCGCCATCCGGCACAAGACGGGTATGGCGCCGGGGATGCCCTGCCCGGCGGCGTTGCGCTTGCAGGCCTGAGGTATAGGGGCTCACGGGAGGATGCCGTAGGCCGGATAAGTGTAGCGCCATCCGGCACGAGACGGGTACGGTGCCGGAGGTTCCTGCCCGGCGGCGCTGCGCTTGCCGGGTCGGGGAGTGGGATTCCGCGGAGCGTTTCGCTAAAAAACACCTGCCGCCCTCAAACAAGAAGGCCGGTTAGCATCGCTAACCGGCCTTTTGTATCCGCTTCTGCACGGCGCGTCAGTCGTGGCGCGGGTACTCCGGCGTGTTGATCCAGGCGTGGTCATCTTCCCAGGTGAACAACCATTTCCGATCCGGCCCGGCCATCACGTTCAGATAGTAGCTGTCGTAACCGGCAATCGCCGCCACCGGGTGGTAACCACGCGGCACCATCACCACATCGTGGTTGTAGGGCGCCATACAGGCGTCCAGGCTGCGGTCATCGGTGTAGACCCGCTGGAAGGCAAAGCCCTGCGGCGGATCGAAGCGGTGGTAGTAGGTCTCTTCCAGCTGCGTCTCTTTGCCCGGCTGGGCGGTATCATGCTTATGCGACGGCCACGAACTGGTGGCACCCTCGTCGGTGTACACCTCCACCACCAGCAGGCAGTCCGCCTCGGCGCTGTCCGGCAGAATATTATGCACCCGGCGCTGGTTGCGCCCTTTCCCGCGATGCTCTACGCCGACGTCTTCCGGCCGAATGAGGCGTGCCGGGAAGCGGCCTTTGCCCGGCGCGCTGCATACCGCCAGCTCCAGATCGGAATCGGCGGTTACCTCGACTTTATCCTGTGGCGGCACGTAGACCGACCACGGCGGGGTGCGTTCAAACGGCGACATCCGTTTACCGAGATTCGGGAAATCGGCATGCTGCGTTTTCACCGACGCCAGCCCGGCGACCAGCACCAGGCACAGCTCGCGATCGCCGCTCTCCAGCGTCACGGTCTGCCCTTTTTTCACCATCCAGACATCAAAGCCGATATAGCGCCAACCGGCGCTTTGCGGCGTAATATGCTGGATCTGTCCCTCTTTTCGCGATTTAGCCAGTAACGACATGGCGCTCTCCTTCGCCGATTAACCTAATGTCGGCATGCTGAATTCAGATACGGTCTGCTGCCCTGCCGGCCAGCGTACGGTGGCGGTCTTCATGCGCGTGTAGAAGCGCACGCCGTCCGGCCCGTGGACGTTCAACGCGCCAAACACCGAGCGCTTCCAGCCGCCGAAGCTGTGGAACGCCATCGGCACCGGGACCGGCACGTTCACCCCAACCATCCCCGCCTGCACGTCGTGGACAAATTCACGCGCGGTGTGGCCGTTGCTGGTGAAAACGGCGCTGCCGTTGCCAAACTCGTGGCTGTTGACCAGCTCCAGGGCGCTGTCATAGTCCGCCGCGCGCACAATCCCCAGCACTGGTCCAAAGATCTCTTCGCGCCAGATGGTCATCTCCGGGGTGACGTGATCGAACAGGGTGCCGCCGACATAATAGCCCGCGTCGTAACCCGGCACGCGCAGTTTGCGGCCATCGACCACCAGTTTTGCCCCTTCGCTTTCGCCTTTATCAATATAGCCGAGCACTTTTTTCTGGTGGGTATCAGACACCACTGGTCCCATCTCGTTCTCTTCCTGGCCGCGCATGCAGCCCGGCCCCACTTTCAGCGCTTCCACCAGCGGCTTCAGGCGGGCGATCAGTTTGTCGGCGGTTTCATCTCCCACCGCCACCACCACCGGCAGCGCCATGCAGCGCTCGCCTGCGGAGCCAAAAGCGCCGCCCATAATGGCGTTAACGGTGGCGTCGAGATCGGCATCCGGCATCACAATCGCGTGGTTCTTGGCGGCGCCGAAGGCCTGTACGCGCTTGCCGTGGGCGCTGGCGGTCTTGTAGATATACTCCGCCACGCCGGAGGAGCCGACGAAGCTCACCGCCGCAATACGCGGGTCAGTGTATAGCTGCTCAGCATCTTCATTGCTGCAGTGCACGACGTTAAACACGCCGTCCGGCAGACCGGCCTCTTTCAGCAGCTCTGCCAGACGCACGGCGGCCGTCGGCGCCAGCGCCGGCGGCTTGAGGACGAAACTGTTGCCGCAGGCCAGCGCCAGCGGGAACATCCACATCGGCACCATCGCCGGGAAGTTGAACGGGGTGATCCCGGCCACTACGCCCAGGGGCTGCATCAGCGAATAGCTGTCGACGCCGGTGCCGACGTCAGAGGAGTATTCGCCTTTAATCAGGTGCGGGATCCCGCAGGCGAATTCGACCACTTCCATGCCGCGGGTCAGCTCGCCCAGCGCATCCGACCACACTTTGCCGTGCTCGCTGACGATGATCCCCGCCAGCTCTTCCACGTGCTGCTCCAGCAACATTTTGAAGTTGAACAGCACGCGGGCGCGGCGCAGCGGCGTGGTACGGGACCAGCTGTCAAACGCATCGCGAGCAACCTGAATCGCCTCGGAGACTTCCTGCGCGGTTGACACCGTGACTTCGCGCACCGCTTTGCCCGTCGCCGGGTCGTATACCGGCATCGTTTCGTTGCTGCTGCTGATAACGGTTTTCCCGCCAATAAAGTTTCCTGTGATCGTCATGTTCTCGCCTCATAGTGAAGGGGGCCAGCGCACACCGGCCCGTCGCTGATTCTGTTGTGCTATAACCGTAGTAAAATGAAATTTATATTTCAACATTGTCGTGAAATGAAATTTCATTTTGGTGATAACAGTCGCATTTTGCGCTGACGGATTGCCTGTGCGTTGCCCGCATCGCGCCTCGTTGTCTCTCGACGCCAGGCTTCCCGCCGCTGTCGCCTCCGTAGTCGGGGCCAGTGATATTTTGCGAGACAGCTCAAACATTCATCATTTCCATTCTTGCTAATTTTGGAATAAACGTTTTGACTGTTAGCCAATTGAACGAACCTACCCCCTCTTCCGTCAGGAGTGTCCTATGGCCATCGCAATGCAACGTTTTTGTATTAACCGCAAAATCGCGCCAGCGCTCAGCATTGAAGCGTTTTTCCGTCTGGTGAACCGTCTGGGCCTGAATAAGGTCGAGCTGCGCAACGATTTACCCAGCGGAAAAGTGACCGACGATCTGAGTCATCAGCAGGTGCGCGAGCTGGCGGCGCGCTACCACATCGAGATCCTGACGATTAACGCGGTCTACCCCTTTAACCGTCGTAGCGAAGAGGTGCGGCAGCTGACCGAATCGCTGCTGAAAGAGGCCCAGGCCATCGGCGCCAAATCGCTGGTGCTCTGTCCGCTCAACGACGGCAGCGAAGAGCCGGCCAGCGAAACCCTGAGCGCCCTGCGCGACCTGGCGCCACTGTTCGCCTTCTACGGCATCCACGGCCTGGTGGAGCCGCTGGGCTTCCCGCAAAGCTCGCTGCGTTCGGCACTCCAGGCGCAGACGCTGATCCACGACGCCCGCGTGCCGTTTAAGCTGCTGATCGACACCTTCCATCACCATCTCTACCCCCAGGCGGCGGACGAGTTCAGCCAGGTGGAGGTGGCGGACATCGGTCTGGTGCACCTCTCCGGGGTGGACGATACCCGTCCGAGCGAGCAGCTCACCGATGCCGAGCGCATCATGCTGACCCCGCAGGATCGTCTCGGCACCTGCGAGCAGGTTAAAGCGCTGGAAGCCCGCGGCTATCAAGGGGTATACGCTTTTGAACCCTTCGCACCTGAGCTGGCGCAGTGGAGCGAAGCGGATATCGAGCGCGAAATTGAGCAGAGCATCGCGCTTATCCAGCGCCACTGCGCCTGAAGCCTGCTCTGGACAGCGTGCGCGGCGCGTGACGATTTTCCCAACGCCGGACGACGAGGTTGCCTATAATCGTCGCAGGATAAATGGAGGAATCGATCATGAGCTCACCCTTGTTGATTGCGCGCACGCTGGATAACGCGCTGTATTTGCTGCCCGCGATGGCCAACCGCCATGGGCTGATCACCGGTGCGACCGGCACCGGTAAAACCGTCACCCTGCAAAAGCTGGCTGAGTCGTTCTCGGAGATTGGCGTGCCGGTATTTATGGCGGACGTCAAGGGCGACCTGACCGGCATTGCCGCCGCGGGGCAGAGCTCAGAGAAACTGCAGGCGCGGCTAGAGAAGATCGGCGTCAGCGACTGGGAGCCGCACGCCAACCCGGTGGTGCTCTGGGATATCTTTGGCGAGAAGGGTCACCCGGTTCGGGCGACGGTCTCCGATCTTGGCCCCCTGCTGCTGGCGCGCCTGCTCAATCTCAACGAGGTGCAGAGCGGCGTGCTGAACATTATTTTTCGCATCGCGGACGACCGCGGCCTGCTGCTGCTCGACTTCAAAGATCTCCGCGCCATCACCCAGTTTATCGGCGACAACGCCAAAGCGTTCCAGAATCAGTACGGCAATATCAGCAGCGCCTCGATCGGCGCCATCCAGCGCGGGCTGTTAACCCTGGAGCAACAGGGCGCCGAGCACTTCTTCGGCGAGCCGATGCTGGATATCGCCGACTGGATGCGCGTCGATGCCACTGGTAAAGGGGTGATCAATATCCTCAGCGCCGAAAAGCTCTACCAGATGCCGAAGCTCTACGCCGCCAGCCTGCTGTGGATGCTTTCCGAGCTTTACGAGCGTCTGCCGGAGGCGGGCGATCTCGACAAGCCCAAACTGGTGTTTTTCTTCGATGAGGCACATCTGCTGTTCAACGACGCGCCGCAGGTGCTGCTGGATAAAATCGAGCAGGTGATCCGCCTTATCCGCTCCAAGGGCGTCGGCGTCTACTTTGTCTCGCAGAACCCGGCGGATATTCCCGACGCGGTGCTCGGCCAGCTGGGCAACCGCGTACAGCATGCCCTGCGCGCCTTTACGCCAAAGGACCAGAAGGCGGTGAAAACCGCCGCCCAGACCATGCGCGCCAATCCGGCCTTCAGTACCGAGCAGGCGATCCAGGAGCTGGGCACCGGCGAGGCGCTGATCTCCTTCCTCGATGAGAAAGGCAGCCCGTCGGTGGTCGAGCGGGCGATGGTGATCGCTCCCTGCTCGCGGATGGGACCGGTCAGCGATGACGAACGCAATGGCCTGCTGAACCACTCGCCGCTGTACGGCAAGTATGAGGAGGAGGTGGACCGCGAGTCGGCCTTCGAGATGCTGCAGCAAGGGGTGCAGGTCGCCACCGGGCAGCAGTCGGCCCCGCCGGCGAAGGGCCAGCAGAGCGGCGATGACGACGGGCTGCTCGGCGGCCTGAAAGATATCCTGTTCGGCAGCACCGGCCCGCGCGGCGGTAAACGCGACGGTATCGTGCAGACCGCAGCGAAAAGCGCGGTTCGCCAGGTCACCAATCAGATCGTCCGCGGCATGCTGGGCAGCCTGCTGGGCGGCCGCAAGCGCTAAAAAAAAGCCCCCTCATCGCTGAGGGGGCTTACGTTTCAGGCTTACCCGCTAGGCCTTGCGCATCATCAGCCAGAGGCTTATCAGGAAGAAGCTGGCGCTCGGCAACAGCGCGCCGATGATCGGCGGGATGCCGTAGACCAGGGTCAGCGGGCCGAAAATCTGATCCAGTACGTAGAAGATAAAGCCGAAGCTAATCCCCGTCACCACCCGCACGCCCATCGGCACGCTACGCAGCGGACCAAAGATAAACGACAGCGCCATCAGCATCATCACCGCCACCGACAGCGGCTGGAAGATTTTGCTCCACATATTGAGCTGGTAGCGTCCCGGATCCTGGCCGCTGGACTTCAGGTATTTCACATAGTTGTGCAGACCGCTGATCGACAGCGCATCCGGATCCAGGGCAACCACGCCGAGCTTATCCGGCGTGAGGTTGGTTTTCCAGGTGCCGCTCACCATCTGCGACCCGGTCACCTGCTTTGGATCGGTCAGGTTGGATTCATCCACCTGCGACAGGCGCCACACTTTATTTTCACTATCGAACTTTGCCGAGGCGGCATAGCGCACCGACTCTAAACGACGCTCCGGATTGAAGGCATAGATGCTGACGCCCCCCAGCTCATCGTTGCCTTTCACGCGTTCGATATAGACAAAGTTGTGGCCATCTTTCGCCCACAACCCTTGCTGAGTCGACAGCAGCGAACCGCCGTACATCTGCTGGGCGCGGTAGTTGCGCGCCATTTGCTCGCCCTGGGGCGCCACCCACTCGCCGATCGCCATGGTCAGCAGCACCAGCGGGATCGCAGTTTTCATTACCGCCAGCGCCACCTGCAGCCGGGTGAAACCGGATGCCTGCATCACCACCAGCTCGCTGCGTTGGGCCAGCATCCCCAGCCCCAGCAACGCGCC
This window encodes:
- the iolB gene encoding 5-deoxy-glucuronate isomerase, producing MSLLAKSRKEGQIQHITPQSAGWRYIGFDVWMVKKGQTVTLESGDRELCLVLVAGLASVKTQHADFPNLGKRMSPFERTPPWSVYVPPQDKVEVTADSDLELAVCSAPGKGRFPARLIRPEDVGVEHRGKGRNQRRVHNILPDSAEADCLLVVEVYTDEGATSSWPSHKHDTAQPGKETQLEETYYHRFDPPQGFAFQRVYTDDRSLDACMAPYNHDVVMVPRGYHPVAAIAGYDSYYLNVMAGPDRKWLFTWEDDHAWINTPEYPRHD
- the lptG gene encoding LPS export ABC transporter permease LptG; its protein translation is MQAFGVLDRYIGKTIFNTIMMTLFMLVSLSGIIKFVDQLKKSGQGSYDALGAGLYTILSVPKDIQIFFPMAALLGALLGLGMLAQRSELVVMQASGFTRLQVALAVMKTAIPLVLLTMAIGEWVAPQGEQMARNYRAQQMYGGSLLSTQQGLWAKDGHNFVYIERVKGNDELGGVSIYAFNPERRLESVRYAASAKFDSENKVWRLSQVDESNLTDPKQVTGSQMVSGTWKTNLTPDKLGVVALDPDALSISGLHNYVKYLKSSGQDPGRYQLNMWSKIFQPLSVAVMMLMALSFIFGPLRSVPMGVRVVTGISFGFIFYVLDQIFGPLTLVYGIPPIIGALLPSASFFLISLWLMMRKA
- a CDS encoding CoA-acylating methylmalonate-semialdehyde dehydrogenase; protein product: MTITGNFIGGKTVISSSNETMPVYDPATGKAVREVTVSTAQEVSEAIQVARDAFDSWSRTTPLRRARVLFNFKMLLEQHVEELAGIIVSEHGKVWSDALGELTRGMEVVEFACGIPHLIKGEYSSDVGTGVDSYSLMQPLGVVAGITPFNFPAMVPMWMFPLALACGNSFVLKPPALAPTAAVRLAELLKEAGLPDGVFNVVHCSNEDAEQLYTDPRIAAVSFVGSSGVAEYIYKTASAHGKRVQAFGAAKNHAIVMPDADLDATVNAIMGGAFGSAGERCMALPVVVAVGDETADKLIARLKPLVEALKVGPGCMRGQEENEMGPVVSDTHQKKVLGYIDKGESEGAKLVVDGRKLRVPGYDAGYYVGGTLFDHVTPEMTIWREEIFGPVLGIVRAADYDSALELVNSHEFGNGSAVFTSNGHTAREFVHDVQAGMVGVNVPVPVPMAFHSFGGWKRSVFGALNVHGPDGVRFYTRMKTATVRWPAGQQTVSEFSMPTLG
- a CDS encoding TIM barrel protein: MAIAMQRFCINRKIAPALSIEAFFRLVNRLGLNKVELRNDLPSGKVTDDLSHQQVRELAARYHIEILTINAVYPFNRRSEEVRQLTESLLKEAQAIGAKSLVLCPLNDGSEEPASETLSALRDLAPLFAFYGIHGLVEPLGFPQSSLRSALQAQTLIHDARVPFKLLIDTFHHHLYPQAADEFSQVEVADIGLVHLSGVDDTRPSEQLTDAERIMLTPQDRLGTCEQVKALEARGYQGVYAFEPFAPELAQWSEADIEREIEQSIALIQRHCA
- a CDS encoding helicase HerA-like C-terminal domain-containing protein is translated as MSSPLLIARTLDNALYLLPAMANRHGLITGATGTGKTVTLQKLAESFSEIGVPVFMADVKGDLTGIAAAGQSSEKLQARLEKIGVSDWEPHANPVVLWDIFGEKGHPVRATVSDLGPLLLARLLNLNEVQSGVLNIIFRIADDRGLLLLDFKDLRAITQFIGDNAKAFQNQYGNISSASIGAIQRGLLTLEQQGAEHFFGEPMLDIADWMRVDATGKGVINILSAEKLYQMPKLYAASLLWMLSELYERLPEAGDLDKPKLVFFFDEAHLLFNDAPQVLLDKIEQVIRLIRSKGVGVYFVSQNPADIPDAVLGQLGNRVQHALRAFTPKDQKAVKTAAQTMRANPAFSTEQAIQELGTGEALISFLDEKGSPSVVERAMVIAPCSRMGPVSDDERNGLLNHSPLYGKYEEEVDRESAFEMLQQGVQVATGQQSAPPAKGQQSGDDDGLLGGLKDILFGSTGPRGGKRDGIVQTAAKSAVRQVTNQIVRGMLGSLLGGRKR